The window TCATGAGAAAAATACatgggagaatgttttttgCGTGGGACGCAGGGACCATGCTCACGCACAATAGGAGCCGGAATGACCCCCCATGTTTGGTGgaaattcttccctcttttgTGCCACAGTGTGCGTTCTCATTGCTTGGCGTGCGCGGCTTGGTCCGTGTCCCACCCAGAAACAGCACTCTTATATTACTGGGAGGGGGATCGCGCTGCCAGACTGCATGGTGGCCCCTGCACTTGTGAGGGCATCCAACAAAGAGGGtgggtggattttttttatttcaccctTCCTGTGTCTAGGGTAGAGTAGACTGCAGGCAGCCTAGCAGTCTTTTTAATTCCTTATATTAATAATCTTAcattctctctctatttgaCAAATGGTTTCTaatatccttcttttttttgtatttttctccCTAAGTTGCCCCTAAATCCCTATACTCTGCCCATAAAACCCTCTTCaattataaaattatttaaaaaaaaaaaaaaaaaaaaaaaaaaaagaaattgagaaaagaatgaaatttcttaggctctatttggtataaattttgtttttatttatggCCTACTAAAAAGAAATCATTagtgaaaatcattttttgatagaaaaaaaaaggaaaatcgtTTGATAACCATCACACACAGTATAGAATGAGAAATCGTTTGGTTTATCAATGTTTTGGAAATATAATTTATTGGGAAAGAGTCTTTTAGTTTCGAATCAACTAATTCTGTCTTGAAGATAGCTTAGAACTCTCATGAATATCTATCTGCTCCAAGCAAAATGTCCCTGCCCCTACTAATCACTGCACTCTATTACCTTCAAGCTTTGTCTCAAGCCAACTCTCATAATAATTATCTTCACAGTAGCtccacatcatcaccatgcatCCAAGAGGATCTCAAATCTTCTTCCAACACATAGAGAACTACACTGGCCACCTTATCATACCATATCCATATCACCCCAGAATTTGTAGAGATTGTGACACTGTACAATCTTAATTTGAGTATTAATATGTTATCCTGCAGACAGATTCCTTAGTACCTCGGAGATCTTCAGAGTTCGGTTGCTGGATTTCTTGATGAATGTTTTAACAGGAGAAATTCCTGAAAGAATTAATTGTTTTATGACGGGGTTCATTTCTTTCTGGCAAACAGTCTCTCCAGTTCAATTTCTCTGTGTATTGCAAAACTGCTCGAAGCTTatattggatttgatttttcttttaacaGTCTCaacaatagttttttttttcccacaaaaactaaaaccaaagaaagaagtGTTTGGTGGTTGACTTGTGATTATATTCCCCTGTGCTGTTGTATCAAGCAAACTCTCTTTTCTTGCAAGGTCTAATATCATATATTATCTCCTTTAAAGATTTAGTTTATTCAGATACATTAAGGGCGTTTGGTCTAGTGGTATGATTCTTGCTTTGGGTGCAAGAGGTCGCGAGTTCGATTCTCGCAACGCCCCTAACTTCGTTTTTGAGTTTTGATAAGTGTCCGATCTTGCTCCTTAGTCCATTGAATTGTCAAACCACTTTGGGCCGGTTGGCTTGGGACTTGGGTTATTGTCCGGATTTTTAAAGTTGAAACTTTAGAGCGAGGGCTCTGGAGTCCGATGCTGAGTTGGGTATCCTCGTCAGGTTTTGACAAGTCTTCACTTCCGTTGGAATTAACTGTTGCGAACGAAATAAAAGGAAATGGTCAATTAGATGAGTTCGCAGGTGCACATCTTGAATTTCTGTATTTTGGAATAGTCAAATGTGGTATGGGCATGCGGAGGAGAGTTTCTTTGGCACTTTGGATTCTTTTTGTTGAATCGTCAACACCAACCCCTCCCCAACGCCACTGCATACAAAACAGTGCACGTCATACCTTATcccttccaccaccaccaccaccatcaccatccacGACACCACTTCCGTTGTCTCCACCACCAAATGCTTAACATTCTACCTGACAGTGGGCCACCGTCGTCTTTTTGCTCTTCTCCCTCTAGTCCGTTGCCATCACTTCCTCTGGTTCCATCCGACCTAAGGGGTGGAGACGGTGatggggaggggaagaagaagaaaattagagGGTAAAAATGCGGTGATAGGAAGGGGAGGGAGAAGAGACTCTTGGAAAGTGAAAATATATAAACTAAGGCCAAACTGTAGGTGGGTTAAGAAGGAAGGGCATTATTTTGGGTTAGCTTTATAAACCCAAATTTATAGAGTAATTTGAGTGAAAACTGAAACCCAATTTTGAGTTATCTTGTAACTATCCCTAAGATTTAATGTCATACGTGATATGTCTGTGCTGTGGTCCCACCAGTCACTTTTCCCAAAAGACTGTCTGTCATATGTGATATGTCTTGTGGTCTCGTGACCATATGTCAGTCCTCATCCACTGGCCTTACAACCGGCCTAACTTCTCAACACAAAATGTGGTTCAGTTGGTCCATTCTCCATCGTGGATGTGGGAACGATTCCACCGGAGAAGCTCCTTTTCATCTCAATTCTCAAAATTCATTCTACTGGaaccaaaacagaaacaaaccCTAAACGCTGGGTTTCCTCACTACAGTTTCGACTGATTATACACACACAGATAAGATATTTGAATTCATATCAGAGAATTACGAGAAAGAAATTGGGACAAAAGATATGATCCAGTAACAAATCTATTGCAATTTAATGTAACAATTCTTAAGAAACCTCTGCTAATGTAGTAAATTAATAAACTCTTCTTTTGCAGCATTCAGATTTTAATACACACACATATCTACCCATCTGAAACAATAAAAAgtactaaaaccctaaaaacccagTTTCAGAAAATTAGAGAAAGATTCTTCTACTACCCATCTTGAAGTTTTGAGGGTTGGGGGTTTAACATCTTTTCTAATATCCCATTTATAGCTAATCAGCAGCTCATAGGAGGAAGATCGGgtttctcatatggaggcacCTGGTTGGGTTTAAAGACTCTGCTTCCGAAGAGCAAGAAACCGAGGGCATGACCGGCGACGGCGGCGATGAAGATACCGATATTGAAAGACATGATAGCAAGCATGACCATGTATGCGAGACCCATACGGACGGCGTGCATGACCGTCTGCAGCAACCCTGCCACCATATTATTTGTCCTCGATTTGATCAATTGGGAATGGGAGAGCCACTCCACCAGCACCGATAACACGAAAACCACGATCAGGGCCAGAACATACATGCCTGTGCGATTGCCTGGCCATCCCGAGAACAGAACCTCGGTGTTCTTCCCCCAGAAGAAGGTCATGTGCATCGTCATCTTGTGAACCATGGTGGTGCCATTGGACGCCGCCTCAGATGGGGATGGCATCGTTCCACTATGATGCTCCATGTCCTCTGCTTCTTCAAGGGCTTCTTCGGTTTGGGAAGAATGGGATTGCAGAGGAGGCGATGGAGGAAGAATAGTAGATATGGTTACTTAATAAGGCAAAGGTGAGGCACAGGAAGAAGAGGCTGGGCTGGACTTGTACAACCGAAGTGGCAAAGACCGAACCACAACGTTCCCTTAAGTCACATTTGTAGTAATTGTTGTACTACCACAACACAAAGTTCGACAGTTTTGGAATATGCTTGTACTGTACGACCTTATCGTATCGGAACTTTCCTTGGAAAATATCGAGTGTTTTTGCAATATAGATCTTCTATGGCGTGCTGCCGTATTTTgcctgtgctgcgcagacacagggTTGTGTACAATGATCACCTTACTCCTGCTCAGGCAAGGTGCTCGGATAAGAATAAGGCGGTCAATGCATAGCACCTTGTGTCTGCACAACACGATAGGATGGGCAGCCCATgctgtagaagatctggatccgtgtttttgtctttttattcTAATCCCACTTTTGGGCCTTACTTTTATTTCGTGTGGCTGACTATcatgaatcgttatcccctccaatttgctgctctctccaattcctcacatgggagaaaaaatgaccgccttaccccttgcCTGAAAACACTGTCCAAGATGAaatccactccccctattagaggaattggaggtgcccacgaattggaggtgataattattcggcTGTCACTTTACTCGTATTTGTTAGTAGTCCAAAACAAAAGTTATTCTCACTTATGGGCGAGATTGGATTCATTTGAAAAGTACTCCTAccatccacacacacacacacacacaaaaagagATTGGAATAATGCTGGGAGGAAATTGGAAAGGTCTTTCATGACTATTTGTTCTAAGTTTTGATTcggtctttattttcttctaaggATAAGGTCTTCTAGCCTACCATGGAGGTCTGGAGAAGTTTGgcaaaaacgcgtttaaaatTTCGTTCCTTTGGTTGACGTTTTAAACACCTTTAGATGTATGCATttcaaacaaatgaaaaaaaatatttttattttttacgtTTTAAACACATATTAGACGTGTTCGTGTTTGTTATAAATTTAAAAAGCGCCATGTGTATCCTATATGTGGTTCACgtgtatagaatatttttttcCGTAATAGTGTGTAGAGTATTTAGCAATAAAAAAACATACAACTTCTACTTTTACGTGAAAAGTTTTCAAATTAATATATaatcatatcaaatcaattGCTTATGATGAATTAGTTTTCTATGcaaaaattataattattttcatttcattatatcctttattattattattattattcatgAAACTTATAATGGATTGTAGGATATACGCATTAATGTTAGATGTTATAattgttttgaacattagatGTAAGTATTTAAGTAATAATTTCATCAATTTATATGAGTATAATGTTGTCTCTTtggtcccatttttttttaaatctatatTTTTAAAACACGCACCATccgtttccattttttttgacATTCTCTATTTTTTAACCATACAGTCCAAAGTTTTGTGTCTTTGAAAACCCCTACCGTccattttctgtgtttttttacGATTCCCGTATCTAACTATGGATACACTAGCACGGTAGGTAGTAGCACCCCCTTCTCGATACCTGCCCGATATGAGTCGATTGATATGGTACGAATGTAGggttttttaatgaaaaaaaaaagataatttgATTCATAATCAGACCGATAAAACCAATCCATATCGTATCAGTATCGATTTCACCGACAACCATTACCAAGCCGATATATACCGTGAACTATATCCCTGTAGAAAACCGTCTCCCTTTCTTCTTAAATGTTCAATGCATATTTTATCGATGTCACAGTCTAATCCCATGTCGCTAAATTCTTGTTATTCGTTTCttaggaaaaataataagatTACTCAAAAAATTAGGTTTCGATTTACTAAATTACCCATAAAATCTTTGGTTTAAtcaaaacactcaaaataaagatgatattagttttgtttttgttagattTTGTTTTGTCCGTCGTTCTAGAAATGGTGAAGCTCATGTACTGGCTAAGGGACCTTCTCTAGTTCATTTGGCTAAGGTGGGGGTGGATTGAGcttattttctttgggaatctttttgctttttctgtcaaataaataatttattaaagaTTAAAAAGGATGCAAACAAGCCTAAAGACATATTAAAggcaaagaaaactaaaactaaaaaaaaaagggattcaATCCTAAAACATATTGGCAACGACATTAAACCACTCGTTCACCCAAGAGGACTAATAAAATAAGGCTATGGGGGATCTTTGAAGCGCATCGAAGGGATCCTTATCCTATTCGATCATTTGAGGAACTCAGCATATAAACCAGACTGATCAATCTTGCTATTCTGAATTGTAGGATAAAACTTGTTCagatttttttcaataaatacGCTTGgtggcattaaaaaaaaaaaaaaaaaaaaaaaaaaagccatacccacaaaatagtgtctctctttcaccatttaaatttttttgacaAATTTGCCCCTCATTCCCATCTCCGATGACAAAACAGTTTCTCAAACTCTCGTTACTTCTTTGCAGTTTGCACCTCATGGTCACAGCCAATGCCTTCCTACTAGTTTCCGATGACGAATTTAccagataagaagaagaagaagaagaagaagaccgtGAAAAGGTTGGGAGGAACAACCTATTTCATCTCTGTCAAGGGGGCAAGAGGGATCGGAACCACATGTAGTTGGTGCAATCGATGTGGAAACGGAGGGAGGAGACGACCATTCTCGTCCTTTCCAAACTCCAATAAGCACACGGCACGCACATTTTACGACTCTACCATCATAAATAACCACCTGTGAGGCTGTGACAGCTGTgattatttttaaaaggatcCATCTCATTTTCCAGTAAATAATCAATTTCCAGTAACTTTTCAATGCAGATTAATTAGTTTTTATCTCTCTATTTTATGGGTGTAGATTTGATCTACCACAGGGATTAAGGATCATTTTCATTATGTTGTAGATGGGTTTCCATATGGAGGAGAATCTAATCTTTGGGGCAGATCAATATATCTAGGCGGAGCTATCGCTAGATTGCATGATTTTCTTCTCAGGGTTTTAATTTCTATTGAATTGAGGATTGGGAGCTCCG is drawn from Telopea speciosissima isolate NSW1024214 ecotype Mountain lineage chromosome 1, Tspe_v1, whole genome shotgun sequence and contains these coding sequences:
- the LOC122671381 gene encoding copper transporter 6-like encodes the protein MEHHSGTMPSPSEAASNGTTMVHKMTMHMTFFWGKNTEVLFSGWPGNRTGMYVLALIVVFVLSVLVEWLSHSQLIKSRTNNMVAGLLQTVMHAVRMGLAYMVMLAIMSFNIGIFIAAVAGHALGFLLFGSRVFKPNQVPPYEKPDLPPMSC